One Scophthalmus maximus strain ysfricsl-2021 chromosome 1, ASM2237912v1, whole genome shotgun sequence genomic region harbors:
- the akirin1 gene encoding akirin-1 yields the protein MACGATLKRSMEFEALLSPQSPKRRRCNPLPGTPGTPSPQRCNLRPPVDSPTHSMSPPATAGEHRLTPEQIFQNLRQEYSRIQRRRQLEGAFTQTEACSSSDAPSPSSSLNAPSSPPGASRKDQPSFTLRQVSYLCERLLKDHEEKIREEYEQILNTKLAEQYESFVKFTQDQIMRRYGARPASYVS from the exons ATGGCCTGCGGAGCGACGTTAAAGCGGTCGATGGAGTTTGAGGCCCTCCTCAGTCCCCAGTCTCCCAAGCGGAGGAGGTGCAATCCACTACCGGGGACTCCTGGCACTCCGTCCCCGCAGAGATGCAACCTCCGCCCGCCGGTCGACAGCCCGACGCACTCGATGTCCCCCCCGGCCACGGCAGGCGAGCACAGGCTCACCCCAG AGCAGATCTTCCAGAACCTCCGACAGGAGTACAGTCGGATCCAGAGGCGACGGCAGCTGGAAGGGGCCTTCACCCAGACTGAGGCCTGTAGCTCCAGTGACGCCCCCAGCCCCAGCTCATCCCTTAATGCTCCCAGCTCCCCACCAG GTGCCTCGAGGAAGGACCAGCCCTCGTTCACACTGAGGCAGGTGAGCTACCTGTGCGAGCGCCTGCTCAAAGACCATGAGGAGAAGATCCGGGAGGAGTACGAACAGATCCTTAACACAAAACTTGCAG AACAATATGAATCTTTTGTGAAATTCACACAAGACCAGATCATGCGAAGATACGGAGCCCGGCCTGCTAGTT aTGTCTCCTGA
- the cnr2 gene encoding cannabinoid receptor 2 yields the protein MEEWETPASLGPTEAKNGSSQIGLFNGSCENLECYMVLIKAERTAISSICFLAGPITLLENALILGVISATASLRQRPSYLFIGSLALADIFASCFFTTSFLDFHLFGHRDGPSAYLFKLGGVTMAFTNSVGSLLLTALDRYLCIYQAPNYKVLLTRRRALLSMLILWSATIFISFLPLMGWRCPTGLTPPCSRLFPYINHGYLACWTSFILVFLALILGAYALILWKAHRHESSMANMQGPAGAGHNRMRMDIRLARTFGLILLILVGCWLPALSFMLADVSVILTHTQQRAFAFCSTLCLVNSAVNPLLYALRCRELRVALLQLLQRLCEIGRCQTSTEDLTPGLPSAEDNFTAISTEIANSQQLDV from the exons ATGGAGGAATGGGAGACTCCTGCTTCGTTAGGACCCACAGAAGCCAAAAACGGCTCATCACAAATAG gTCTTTTTAATGGGTCCTGTGAGAATCTGGAATGCTACATGGTCCTGATTAAAGCAGAGAGGACCGCCATCAGCTCCATCTGTTTCCTGGCAGGTCCTATCACACTGCTTGAAAACGCTCTTATACTGGGTGTGATCAGTGCCACGGCCTCTCTGCGGCAGCGGCCCTCCTATCTGTTCATTGGCAGCCTTGCTCTGGCTGACATCTTCGCCAGCTGCTTCTTCACCACCAGCTTTCTGGACTTCCACCTCTTTGGCCACAGAGACGGCCCCTCTGCCTACCTCTTTAAGTTAGGCGGTGTCACCATGGCCTTTACTAATTCGGTGGGAAGCTTGCTGCTCACGGCTCTGGACCGCTACCTTTGCATCTACCAGGCCCCCAACTACAAGGTGTTGTTGACGCGCCGGCGAGCCCTGCTGAGCATGCTGATCCTTTGGAGTGCCACCATCTTCATCTCCTTCTTGCCTCTGATGGGCTGGAGATGCCCCACAGGCCTCACTCCGCCCTGTTCACGTCTGTTTCCCTACATCAACCATGGATATCTGGCCTGCTGGACCAGCTTCATCCTGGTGTTTCTGGCTCTTATTTTGGGGGCTTATGCTCTCATCCTGTGGAAGGCCCACCGTCATGAATCCTCCATGGCCAACATGCAGGGACCAGCAGGGGCAGGCCATAACCGCATGAGGATGGATATCCGGCTGGCTCGTACCTTTGGCCTGATCCTACTCATACTCGTGGGCTGCTGGCTTCCGGCACTTTCTTTCATGTTAGCTGATGTCTCAGTGATCCTGACCCACACCCAACAGAGGGCCTTTGCCTTTTGCAGCACCCTCTGTCTGGTTAACTCTGCAGTCAACCCATTGCTGTATGCCCTGCGCTGCAGAGAGCTTCGAGTTGCTCTGCTCCAGTTACTACAGCGGTTGTGTGAGATTGGGAGGTGTCAAACATCAACGGAGGATTTAACCCCGGGACTACCCTCTGCAGAAGACAACTTCACTGCCATCTCAACAGAAATTGCCAACAGTCAGCAGCTGGACGTCTAA